A single Maniola hyperantus chromosome 11, iAphHyp1.2, whole genome shotgun sequence DNA region contains:
- the Mocs1 gene encoding molybdenum cofactor biosynthesis protein 1 isoform X1 yields MENEHHCGVTRTRTSRLRVEHGMSCCSSLRHLLRGATSRRSGGAWSVLAASERQAHSNNVQAPAAALESPLDPLVDLHGRKHDYLRISLTERCNLRCQYCMPAEGVPLSARSALLSRDELLRLARVFAALGVRKLRLTGGEPTLRADLLDVVQGLSELRGVHTVAMTSNGLALTRRLPALQRAGLSALNLSLDSLRAERFERMARRPGLSHVLASLDLALQLGLPSVKINTVLMKGFNDDEICDFVELTKDREVDVRFIEFMPFAGNEWRDSRMVSERAALDAVRRRHPQLRAAAPAPCRTATMWQVPGYRGRVGFISSMSVPFCGSCNRLRLTADGNLKVCLFGAAETNMRDALRGGADTGELVELVRGALRRKHKQHAAAPQRVFARGLCSRAALTHVDAEGQARMVDVGDKPATRRSAEAECFVRVSARVVRLLRAARLPKGDALTVAQVAGLAGAKRAADLLPLCHPLPLEHARVRLELPRGDGGGRVRVACECAARARTGVEMEALTGCAVAALALYDMCKAVDKAMVVEGLRVVRKAGGASDWPPPRAEPLAVRAHDTSPLRPDETYAPTDVVHF; encoded by the exons ATGGAAAATGAGCATCATTGTGGTGTCACACGGACGCGGACGAGTAGACTGCGCGTCGAGCACGG GATGTCGTGCTGCAGCAGTCTGCGCCACTTGCTACGCGGAGCGACGTCTCGGCGAAGCGGAGGCGCGTGGAGCGTACTGGCGGCCTCGGAGCGCCAGGCACACAGTAATAAT GTGCAGGCGCCGGCCGCTGCGCTGGAGAGCCCCCTGGATCCTCTCGTGGACCTGCACGGTCGCAAACATGACTATCTTCGCATTTCTCTTACTGAGCGATGTAATTTAAGAT GTCAGTACTGCATGCCGGCCGAGGGCGTGCCGCTGAGCGCGCGCTCGGCGCTGCTGTCGCGCGACGAGCTGCTGCGGCTGGCGCGCGTGTTCGCCGCGCTCGGCGTGCGCAAGCTGCGCCTCACGGGCGGCGAGCCCACCTTGCGCGCCGACCTGCTCGACGTCGTGC AGGGCCTGAGCGAGCTGCGCGGAGTGCACACGGTGGCGATGACGAGCAACGGGCTGGCGCTGACGCGGCGCCTGCCCGCGCTGCAGCGCGCCGGCCTCTCCGCGCTCAACCTGTCGCTCGACTCGCTGCGCGCCGAGCGGTTCGAGCGCATGGCGCGCCGACCG GGGCTGTCGCACGTGCTGGCGAGCTTGGACCTCGCGCTGCAGCTCGGCTTGCCTTCCGTCAAAATTAACACAGTCCTCATGAAAG GATTCAACGACGACGAGATCTGCGACTTCGTGGAACTGACGAAGGACCGGGAAGTCGACGTGAG GTTCATCGAGTTCATGCCGTTCGCGGGCAACGAGTGGCGGGACTCGCGCATGGTGTCGGAGCGCGCGGCGCTGGACGCGGTGCGGCGCCGCCACCCGCAGCTGCGCGCGGCCGCGCCGGCGCCCTGCAGGACCGCCACG ATGTGGCAGGTGCCGGGCTACCGCGGGCGCGTCGGCTTCATCTCGTCCATGAGCGTGCCGTTCTGCGGCTCGTGCAACCGCCTGCGCCTCACGGCCGACGGGAACCTCAAG GTGTGCCTGTTCGGTGCGGCGGAGACGAACATGCGCGACGCGCTGCGCGGCGGCGCGGACACGGGCGAGCTCGTCGAGCTGGTGCGCGGCGCGCTGCGGCGCAAGCACAAGCAGCACGCCG CGGCGCCGCAGCGCGTGTTCGCACGCGGCCTGTGCTCGCGCGCCGCGCTCACGCACGTGGACGCCGAGGGGCAGGCGCGCATGGTGGACGTGGGCGACAAGCCGGCGACGCGGCGCTCGGCCGAGGCGGAGTGCTTCGTGCGCGTGTCGGCGCGCGTCGTGCGCCTGCTGCGCGCCGCGCGCCTGCCCAAGGGCGACGCGCTGACCGTGGCGCAGGTGGCGGGGCTGGCGGGCGCCAAGCGCGCGGCCGACCTGCTGCCGCTGTGCCACCCGCTGCCGCTGGAGCACGCGCGCGTGCGCCTGGAGCTGCCGCGCGGCGACGGCGGCGGCCGCGTGCGCGTGGCGTGCGAgtgcgcggcgcgcgcgcgcacCGGCGTGGAGATGGAGGCGCTGACGGGCTGCGCGGTGGCGGCGCTGGCGCTGTACGACATGTGCAAGGCGGTGGACAAGGCCATGGTGGTGGAG
- the Mocs1 gene encoding molybdenum cofactor biosynthesis protein 1 isoform X6, with translation MENEHHCGVTRTRTSRLRVEHGMSCCSSLRHLLRGATSRRSGGAWSVLAASERQAHSNNVQAPAAALESPLDPLVDLHGRKHDYLRISLTERCNLRCQYCMPAEGVPLSARSALLSRDELLRLARVFAALGVRKLRLTGGEPTLRADLLDVVQGLSELRGVHTVAMTSNGLALTRRLPALQRAGLSALNLSLDSLRAERFERMARRPGLSHVLASLDLALQLGLPSVKINTVLMKGFNDDEICDFVELTKDREVDVRFIEFMPFAGNEWRDSRMVSERAALDAVRRRHPQLRAAAPAPCRTATVCLFGAAETNMRDALRGGADTGELVELVRGALRRKHKQHAAAPQRVFARGLCSRAALTHVDAEGQARMVDVGDKPATRRSAEAECFVRVSARVVRLLRAARLPKGDALTVAQVAGLAGAKRAADLLPLCHPLPLEHARVRLELPRGDGGGRVRVACECAARARTGVEMEALTGCAVAALALYDMCKAVDKAMVVEGLRVVRKAGGASDWPPPRAEPLAVRAHDTSPLRPDETYAPTDVVHF, from the exons ATGGAAAATGAGCATCATTGTGGTGTCACACGGACGCGGACGAGTAGACTGCGCGTCGAGCACGG GATGTCGTGCTGCAGCAGTCTGCGCCACTTGCTACGCGGAGCGACGTCTCGGCGAAGCGGAGGCGCGTGGAGCGTACTGGCGGCCTCGGAGCGCCAGGCACACAGTAATAAT GTGCAGGCGCCGGCCGCTGCGCTGGAGAGCCCCCTGGATCCTCTCGTGGACCTGCACGGTCGCAAACATGACTATCTTCGCATTTCTCTTACTGAGCGATGTAATTTAAGAT GTCAGTACTGCATGCCGGCCGAGGGCGTGCCGCTGAGCGCGCGCTCGGCGCTGCTGTCGCGCGACGAGCTGCTGCGGCTGGCGCGCGTGTTCGCCGCGCTCGGCGTGCGCAAGCTGCGCCTCACGGGCGGCGAGCCCACCTTGCGCGCCGACCTGCTCGACGTCGTGC AGGGCCTGAGCGAGCTGCGCGGAGTGCACACGGTGGCGATGACGAGCAACGGGCTGGCGCTGACGCGGCGCCTGCCCGCGCTGCAGCGCGCCGGCCTCTCCGCGCTCAACCTGTCGCTCGACTCGCTGCGCGCCGAGCGGTTCGAGCGCATGGCGCGCCGACCG GGGCTGTCGCACGTGCTGGCGAGCTTGGACCTCGCGCTGCAGCTCGGCTTGCCTTCCGTCAAAATTAACACAGTCCTCATGAAAG GATTCAACGACGACGAGATCTGCGACTTCGTGGAACTGACGAAGGACCGGGAAGTCGACGTGAG GTTCATCGAGTTCATGCCGTTCGCGGGCAACGAGTGGCGGGACTCGCGCATGGTGTCGGAGCGCGCGGCGCTGGACGCGGTGCGGCGCCGCCACCCGCAGCTGCGCGCGGCCGCGCCGGCGCCCTGCAGGACCGCCACG GTGTGCCTGTTCGGTGCGGCGGAGACGAACATGCGCGACGCGCTGCGCGGCGGCGCGGACACGGGCGAGCTCGTCGAGCTGGTGCGCGGCGCGCTGCGGCGCAAGCACAAGCAGCACGCCG CGGCGCCGCAGCGCGTGTTCGCACGCGGCCTGTGCTCGCGCGCCGCGCTCACGCACGTGGACGCCGAGGGGCAGGCGCGCATGGTGGACGTGGGCGACAAGCCGGCGACGCGGCGCTCGGCCGAGGCGGAGTGCTTCGTGCGCGTGTCGGCGCGCGTCGTGCGCCTGCTGCGCGCCGCGCGCCTGCCCAAGGGCGACGCGCTGACCGTGGCGCAGGTGGCGGGGCTGGCGGGCGCCAAGCGCGCGGCCGACCTGCTGCCGCTGTGCCACCCGCTGCCGCTGGAGCACGCGCGCGTGCGCCTGGAGCTGCCGCGCGGCGACGGCGGCGGCCGCGTGCGCGTGGCGTGCGAgtgcgcggcgcgcgcgcgcacCGGCGTGGAGATGGAGGCGCTGACGGGCTGCGCGGTGGCGGCGCTGGCGCTGTACGACATGTGCAAGGCGGTGGACAAGGCCATGGTGGTGGAG
- the Mocs1 gene encoding molybdenum cofactor biosynthesis protein 1 isoform X3, with translation MVALYCSVTCEHLMSCCSSLRHLLRGATSRRSGGAWSVLAASERQAHSNNVQAPAAALESPLDPLVDLHGRKHDYLRISLTERCNLRCQYCMPAEGVPLSARSALLSRDELLRLARVFAALGVRKLRLTGGEPTLRADLLDVVQGLSELRGVHTVAMTSNGLALTRRLPALQRAGLSALNLSLDSLRAERFERMARRPGLSHVLASLDLALQLGLPSVKINTVLMKGFNDDEICDFVELTKDREVDVRFIEFMPFAGNEWRDSRMVSERAALDAVRRRHPQLRAAAPAPCRTATMWQVPGYRGRVGFISSMSVPFCGSCNRLRLTADGNLKVCLFGAAETNMRDALRGGADTGELVELVRGALRRKHKQHAAAPQRVFARGLCSRAALTHVDAEGQARMVDVGDKPATRRSAEAECFVRVSARVVRLLRAARLPKGDALTVAQVAGLAGAKRAADLLPLCHPLPLEHARVRLELPRGDGGGRVRVACECAARARTGVEMEALTGCAVAALALYDMCKAVDKAMVVEGLRVVRKAGGASDWPPPRAEPLAVRAHDTSPLRPDETYAPTDVVHF, from the exons ATGGTTGCACTGTATTGTTCTGTGACTTGTGAGcactt GATGTCGTGCTGCAGCAGTCTGCGCCACTTGCTACGCGGAGCGACGTCTCGGCGAAGCGGAGGCGCGTGGAGCGTACTGGCGGCCTCGGAGCGCCAGGCACACAGTAATAAT GTGCAGGCGCCGGCCGCTGCGCTGGAGAGCCCCCTGGATCCTCTCGTGGACCTGCACGGTCGCAAACATGACTATCTTCGCATTTCTCTTACTGAGCGATGTAATTTAAGAT GTCAGTACTGCATGCCGGCCGAGGGCGTGCCGCTGAGCGCGCGCTCGGCGCTGCTGTCGCGCGACGAGCTGCTGCGGCTGGCGCGCGTGTTCGCCGCGCTCGGCGTGCGCAAGCTGCGCCTCACGGGCGGCGAGCCCACCTTGCGCGCCGACCTGCTCGACGTCGTGC AGGGCCTGAGCGAGCTGCGCGGAGTGCACACGGTGGCGATGACGAGCAACGGGCTGGCGCTGACGCGGCGCCTGCCCGCGCTGCAGCGCGCCGGCCTCTCCGCGCTCAACCTGTCGCTCGACTCGCTGCGCGCCGAGCGGTTCGAGCGCATGGCGCGCCGACCG GGGCTGTCGCACGTGCTGGCGAGCTTGGACCTCGCGCTGCAGCTCGGCTTGCCTTCCGTCAAAATTAACACAGTCCTCATGAAAG GATTCAACGACGACGAGATCTGCGACTTCGTGGAACTGACGAAGGACCGGGAAGTCGACGTGAG GTTCATCGAGTTCATGCCGTTCGCGGGCAACGAGTGGCGGGACTCGCGCATGGTGTCGGAGCGCGCGGCGCTGGACGCGGTGCGGCGCCGCCACCCGCAGCTGCGCGCGGCCGCGCCGGCGCCCTGCAGGACCGCCACG ATGTGGCAGGTGCCGGGCTACCGCGGGCGCGTCGGCTTCATCTCGTCCATGAGCGTGCCGTTCTGCGGCTCGTGCAACCGCCTGCGCCTCACGGCCGACGGGAACCTCAAG GTGTGCCTGTTCGGTGCGGCGGAGACGAACATGCGCGACGCGCTGCGCGGCGGCGCGGACACGGGCGAGCTCGTCGAGCTGGTGCGCGGCGCGCTGCGGCGCAAGCACAAGCAGCACGCCG CGGCGCCGCAGCGCGTGTTCGCACGCGGCCTGTGCTCGCGCGCCGCGCTCACGCACGTGGACGCCGAGGGGCAGGCGCGCATGGTGGACGTGGGCGACAAGCCGGCGACGCGGCGCTCGGCCGAGGCGGAGTGCTTCGTGCGCGTGTCGGCGCGCGTCGTGCGCCTGCTGCGCGCCGCGCGCCTGCCCAAGGGCGACGCGCTGACCGTGGCGCAGGTGGCGGGGCTGGCGGGCGCCAAGCGCGCGGCCGACCTGCTGCCGCTGTGCCACCCGCTGCCGCTGGAGCACGCGCGCGTGCGCCTGGAGCTGCCGCGCGGCGACGGCGGCGGCCGCGTGCGCGTGGCGTGCGAgtgcgcggcgcgcgcgcgcacCGGCGTGGAGATGGAGGCGCTGACGGGCTGCGCGGTGGCGGCGCTGGCGCTGTACGACATGTGCAAGGCGGTGGACAAGGCCATGGTGGTGGAG
- the Mocs1 gene encoding molybdenum cofactor biosynthesis protein 1 isoform X4: MSCCSSLRHLLRGATSRRSGGAWSVLAASERQAHSNNVQAPAAALESPLDPLVDLHGRKHDYLRISLTERCNLRCQYCMPAEGVPLSARSALLSRDELLRLARVFAALGVRKLRLTGGEPTLRADLLDVVQGLSELRGVHTVAMTSNGLALTRRLPALQRAGLSALNLSLDSLRAERFERMARRPGLSHVLASLDLALQLGLPSVKINTVLMKGFNDDEICDFVELTKDREVDVRFIEFMPFAGNEWRDSRMVSERAALDAVRRRHPQLRAAAPAPCRTATMWQVPGYRGRVGFISSMSVPFCGSCNRLRLTADGNLKVCLFGAAETNMRDALRGGADTGELVELVRGALRRKHKQHAAAPQRVFARGLCSRAALTHVDAEGQARMVDVGDKPATRRSAEAECFVRVSARVVRLLRAARLPKGDALTVAQVAGLAGAKRAADLLPLCHPLPLEHARVRLELPRGDGGGRVRVACECAARARTGVEMEALTGCAVAALALYDMCKAVDKAMVVEGLRVVRKAGGASDWPPPRAEPLAVRAHDTSPLRPDETYAPTDVVHF, encoded by the exons ATGTCGTGCTGCAGCAGTCTGCGCCACTTGCTACGCGGAGCGACGTCTCGGCGAAGCGGAGGCGCGTGGAGCGTACTGGCGGCCTCGGAGCGCCAGGCACACAGTAATAAT GTGCAGGCGCCGGCCGCTGCGCTGGAGAGCCCCCTGGATCCTCTCGTGGACCTGCACGGTCGCAAACATGACTATCTTCGCATTTCTCTTACTGAGCGATGTAATTTAAGAT GTCAGTACTGCATGCCGGCCGAGGGCGTGCCGCTGAGCGCGCGCTCGGCGCTGCTGTCGCGCGACGAGCTGCTGCGGCTGGCGCGCGTGTTCGCCGCGCTCGGCGTGCGCAAGCTGCGCCTCACGGGCGGCGAGCCCACCTTGCGCGCCGACCTGCTCGACGTCGTGC AGGGCCTGAGCGAGCTGCGCGGAGTGCACACGGTGGCGATGACGAGCAACGGGCTGGCGCTGACGCGGCGCCTGCCCGCGCTGCAGCGCGCCGGCCTCTCCGCGCTCAACCTGTCGCTCGACTCGCTGCGCGCCGAGCGGTTCGAGCGCATGGCGCGCCGACCG GGGCTGTCGCACGTGCTGGCGAGCTTGGACCTCGCGCTGCAGCTCGGCTTGCCTTCCGTCAAAATTAACACAGTCCTCATGAAAG GATTCAACGACGACGAGATCTGCGACTTCGTGGAACTGACGAAGGACCGGGAAGTCGACGTGAG GTTCATCGAGTTCATGCCGTTCGCGGGCAACGAGTGGCGGGACTCGCGCATGGTGTCGGAGCGCGCGGCGCTGGACGCGGTGCGGCGCCGCCACCCGCAGCTGCGCGCGGCCGCGCCGGCGCCCTGCAGGACCGCCACG ATGTGGCAGGTGCCGGGCTACCGCGGGCGCGTCGGCTTCATCTCGTCCATGAGCGTGCCGTTCTGCGGCTCGTGCAACCGCCTGCGCCTCACGGCCGACGGGAACCTCAAG GTGTGCCTGTTCGGTGCGGCGGAGACGAACATGCGCGACGCGCTGCGCGGCGGCGCGGACACGGGCGAGCTCGTCGAGCTGGTGCGCGGCGCGCTGCGGCGCAAGCACAAGCAGCACGCCG CGGCGCCGCAGCGCGTGTTCGCACGCGGCCTGTGCTCGCGCGCCGCGCTCACGCACGTGGACGCCGAGGGGCAGGCGCGCATGGTGGACGTGGGCGACAAGCCGGCGACGCGGCGCTCGGCCGAGGCGGAGTGCTTCGTGCGCGTGTCGGCGCGCGTCGTGCGCCTGCTGCGCGCCGCGCGCCTGCCCAAGGGCGACGCGCTGACCGTGGCGCAGGTGGCGGGGCTGGCGGGCGCCAAGCGCGCGGCCGACCTGCTGCCGCTGTGCCACCCGCTGCCGCTGGAGCACGCGCGCGTGCGCCTGGAGCTGCCGCGCGGCGACGGCGGCGGCCGCGTGCGCGTGGCGTGCGAgtgcgcggcgcgcgcgcgcacCGGCGTGGAGATGGAGGCGCTGACGGGCTGCGCGGTGGCGGCGCTGGCGCTGTACGACATGTGCAAGGCGGTGGACAAGGCCATGGTGGTGGAG
- the Mocs1 gene encoding molybdenum cofactor biosynthesis protein 1 isoform X7 has protein sequence MPAEGVPLSARSALLSRDELLRLARVFAALGVRKLRLTGGEPTLRADLLDVVQGLSELRGVHTVAMTSNGLALTRRLPALQRAGLSALNLSLDSLRAERFERMARRPGLSHVLASLDLALQLGLPSVKINTVLMKGFNDDEICDFVELTKDREVDVRFIEFMPFAGNEWRDSRMVSERAALDAVRRRHPQLRAAAPAPCRTATMWQVPGYRGRVGFISSMSVPFCGSCNRLRLTADGNLKVCLFGAAETNMRDALRGGADTGELVELVRGALRRKHKQHAAAPQRVFARGLCSRAALTHVDAEGQARMVDVGDKPATRRSAEAECFVRVSARVVRLLRAARLPKGDALTVAQVAGLAGAKRAADLLPLCHPLPLEHARVRLELPRGDGGGRVRVACECAARARTGVEMEALTGCAVAALALYDMCKAVDKAMVVEGLRVVRKAGGASDWPPPRAEPLAVRAHDTSPLRPDETYAPTDVVHF, from the exons ATGCCGGCCGAGGGCGTGCCGCTGAGCGCGCGCTCGGCGCTGCTGTCGCGCGACGAGCTGCTGCGGCTGGCGCGCGTGTTCGCCGCGCTCGGCGTGCGCAAGCTGCGCCTCACGGGCGGCGAGCCCACCTTGCGCGCCGACCTGCTCGACGTCGTGC AGGGCCTGAGCGAGCTGCGCGGAGTGCACACGGTGGCGATGACGAGCAACGGGCTGGCGCTGACGCGGCGCCTGCCCGCGCTGCAGCGCGCCGGCCTCTCCGCGCTCAACCTGTCGCTCGACTCGCTGCGCGCCGAGCGGTTCGAGCGCATGGCGCGCCGACCG GGGCTGTCGCACGTGCTGGCGAGCTTGGACCTCGCGCTGCAGCTCGGCTTGCCTTCCGTCAAAATTAACACAGTCCTCATGAAAG GATTCAACGACGACGAGATCTGCGACTTCGTGGAACTGACGAAGGACCGGGAAGTCGACGTGAG GTTCATCGAGTTCATGCCGTTCGCGGGCAACGAGTGGCGGGACTCGCGCATGGTGTCGGAGCGCGCGGCGCTGGACGCGGTGCGGCGCCGCCACCCGCAGCTGCGCGCGGCCGCGCCGGCGCCCTGCAGGACCGCCACG ATGTGGCAGGTGCCGGGCTACCGCGGGCGCGTCGGCTTCATCTCGTCCATGAGCGTGCCGTTCTGCGGCTCGTGCAACCGCCTGCGCCTCACGGCCGACGGGAACCTCAAG GTGTGCCTGTTCGGTGCGGCGGAGACGAACATGCGCGACGCGCTGCGCGGCGGCGCGGACACGGGCGAGCTCGTCGAGCTGGTGCGCGGCGCGCTGCGGCGCAAGCACAAGCAGCACGCCG CGGCGCCGCAGCGCGTGTTCGCACGCGGCCTGTGCTCGCGCGCCGCGCTCACGCACGTGGACGCCGAGGGGCAGGCGCGCATGGTGGACGTGGGCGACAAGCCGGCGACGCGGCGCTCGGCCGAGGCGGAGTGCTTCGTGCGCGTGTCGGCGCGCGTCGTGCGCCTGCTGCGCGCCGCGCGCCTGCCCAAGGGCGACGCGCTGACCGTGGCGCAGGTGGCGGGGCTGGCGGGCGCCAAGCGCGCGGCCGACCTGCTGCCGCTGTGCCACCCGCTGCCGCTGGAGCACGCGCGCGTGCGCCTGGAGCTGCCGCGCGGCGACGGCGGCGGCCGCGTGCGCGTGGCGTGCGAgtgcgcggcgcgcgcgcgcacCGGCGTGGAGATGGAGGCGCTGACGGGCTGCGCGGTGGCGGCGCTGGCGCTGTACGACATGTGCAAGGCGGTGGACAAGGCCATGGTGGTGGAG
- the Mocs1 gene encoding molybdenum cofactor biosynthesis protein 1 isoform X5 — protein sequence MSCCSSLRHLLRGATSRRSGGAWSVLAASERQAHSNVQAPAAALESPLDPLVDLHGRKHDYLRISLTERCNLRCQYCMPAEGVPLSARSALLSRDELLRLARVFAALGVRKLRLTGGEPTLRADLLDVVQGLSELRGVHTVAMTSNGLALTRRLPALQRAGLSALNLSLDSLRAERFERMARRPGLSHVLASLDLALQLGLPSVKINTVLMKGFNDDEICDFVELTKDREVDVRFIEFMPFAGNEWRDSRMVSERAALDAVRRRHPQLRAAAPAPCRTATMWQVPGYRGRVGFISSMSVPFCGSCNRLRLTADGNLKVCLFGAAETNMRDALRGGADTGELVELVRGALRRKHKQHAAAPQRVFARGLCSRAALTHVDAEGQARMVDVGDKPATRRSAEAECFVRVSARVVRLLRAARLPKGDALTVAQVAGLAGAKRAADLLPLCHPLPLEHARVRLELPRGDGGGRVRVACECAARARTGVEMEALTGCAVAALALYDMCKAVDKAMVVEGLRVVRKAGGASDWPPPRAEPLAVRAHDTSPLRPDETYAPTDVVHF from the exons ATGTCGTGCTGCAGCAGTCTGCGCCACTTGCTACGCGGAGCGACGTCTCGGCGAAGCGGAGGCGCGTGGAGCGTACTGGCGGCCTCGGAGCGCCAGGCACACAGTAAT GTGCAGGCGCCGGCCGCTGCGCTGGAGAGCCCCCTGGATCCTCTCGTGGACCTGCACGGTCGCAAACATGACTATCTTCGCATTTCTCTTACTGAGCGATGTAATTTAAGAT GTCAGTACTGCATGCCGGCCGAGGGCGTGCCGCTGAGCGCGCGCTCGGCGCTGCTGTCGCGCGACGAGCTGCTGCGGCTGGCGCGCGTGTTCGCCGCGCTCGGCGTGCGCAAGCTGCGCCTCACGGGCGGCGAGCCCACCTTGCGCGCCGACCTGCTCGACGTCGTGC AGGGCCTGAGCGAGCTGCGCGGAGTGCACACGGTGGCGATGACGAGCAACGGGCTGGCGCTGACGCGGCGCCTGCCCGCGCTGCAGCGCGCCGGCCTCTCCGCGCTCAACCTGTCGCTCGACTCGCTGCGCGCCGAGCGGTTCGAGCGCATGGCGCGCCGACCG GGGCTGTCGCACGTGCTGGCGAGCTTGGACCTCGCGCTGCAGCTCGGCTTGCCTTCCGTCAAAATTAACACAGTCCTCATGAAAG GATTCAACGACGACGAGATCTGCGACTTCGTGGAACTGACGAAGGACCGGGAAGTCGACGTGAG GTTCATCGAGTTCATGCCGTTCGCGGGCAACGAGTGGCGGGACTCGCGCATGGTGTCGGAGCGCGCGGCGCTGGACGCGGTGCGGCGCCGCCACCCGCAGCTGCGCGCGGCCGCGCCGGCGCCCTGCAGGACCGCCACG ATGTGGCAGGTGCCGGGCTACCGCGGGCGCGTCGGCTTCATCTCGTCCATGAGCGTGCCGTTCTGCGGCTCGTGCAACCGCCTGCGCCTCACGGCCGACGGGAACCTCAAG GTGTGCCTGTTCGGTGCGGCGGAGACGAACATGCGCGACGCGCTGCGCGGCGGCGCGGACACGGGCGAGCTCGTCGAGCTGGTGCGCGGCGCGCTGCGGCGCAAGCACAAGCAGCACGCCG CGGCGCCGCAGCGCGTGTTCGCACGCGGCCTGTGCTCGCGCGCCGCGCTCACGCACGTGGACGCCGAGGGGCAGGCGCGCATGGTGGACGTGGGCGACAAGCCGGCGACGCGGCGCTCGGCCGAGGCGGAGTGCTTCGTGCGCGTGTCGGCGCGCGTCGTGCGCCTGCTGCGCGCCGCGCGCCTGCCCAAGGGCGACGCGCTGACCGTGGCGCAGGTGGCGGGGCTGGCGGGCGCCAAGCGCGCGGCCGACCTGCTGCCGCTGTGCCACCCGCTGCCGCTGGAGCACGCGCGCGTGCGCCTGGAGCTGCCGCGCGGCGACGGCGGCGGCCGCGTGCGCGTGGCGTGCGAgtgcgcggcgcgcgcgcgcacCGGCGTGGAGATGGAGGCGCTGACGGGCTGCGCGGTGGCGGCGCTGGCGCTGTACGACATGTGCAAGGCGGTGGACAAGGCCATGGTGGTGGAG